The proteins below come from a single Parageobacillus toebii NBRC 107807 genomic window:
- the rarD gene encoding EamA family transporter RarD yields the protein MSQANEEKIGIWYTAFSYLLWGILPLYWKLLESRPAMEILAHRIIWSFFFMVVLLIVTRQIASWRKQVSMMMKKPKLAGGIIAAAILISVNWFVYIWAVTHGHVVETSLGYYINPLVSVVLGVVVLKERLNLWQWISFILASIGVCVMTFQYGTFPWIALTLAFSFGIYGLVKKLASVDSAIGLTVETMVVTPISFIYLFILYDHSSLLSTLTIWQLLLLIGAGPATAVPLLYFAKGARRISLTMLGFLQYIAPTLTLLSGIFLFHEAFTKAHVYTFSCIWVALVIFSFSKTKWMQGWHDKIINRNSFGI from the coding sequence TTGAGTCAAGCAAATGAAGAGAAAATCGGAATATGGTATACGGCGTTTTCTTATTTGTTGTGGGGAATTTTACCGCTCTATTGGAAGCTTTTGGAGTCTCGTCCTGCGATGGAAATTTTAGCACACCGCATTATTTGGTCGTTTTTCTTTATGGTTGTGCTGCTTATTGTAACGAGGCAAATAGCATCGTGGCGAAAACAGGTTTCGATGATGATGAAAAAGCCAAAATTAGCAGGAGGAATAATCGCAGCGGCTATACTAATCAGCGTGAATTGGTTTGTATACATATGGGCGGTTACCCATGGGCATGTGGTGGAAACAAGCTTAGGTTATTATATTAATCCACTCGTCAGCGTTGTATTAGGAGTGGTGGTGTTAAAAGAACGGCTTAATTTATGGCAATGGATTTCCTTTATTCTTGCGAGTATCGGAGTTTGTGTGATGACTTTTCAATACGGTACATTTCCATGGATTGCGTTAACGCTTGCTTTTTCTTTCGGGATTTATGGGCTGGTGAAAAAACTGGCAAGCGTTGATTCCGCGATTGGTTTAACAGTGGAAACGATGGTCGTCACACCGATTTCTTTCATCTATTTGTTTATTTTATATGATCATTCTTCACTGTTATCAACGCTCACTATTTGGCAATTGTTATTATTGATTGGTGCTGGTCCGGCAACTGCGGTTCCGCTCTTATATTTTGCAAAAGGAGCAAGACGGATTTCGCTTACCATGCTCGGATTTCTTCAATATATCGCTCCGACGTTAACGTTATTGTCTGGCATATTTTTGTTTCACGAAGCGTTTACGAAAGCGCACGTATATACGTTTAGCTGTATTTGGGTGGCGCTTGTCATTTTTTCTTTTTCTAAAACAAAATGGATGCAAGGATGGCATGATAAAATTATTAATCGTAACTCATTTGGCATATAG
- the yjcZ gene encoding sporulation protein YjcZ produces the protein MWYYDGYAPHYYGYGYGGRFGYSFSFTLIVVLFILLIIVLAAVR, from the coding sequence ATGTGGTATTATGATGGATATGCGCCGCATTACTATGGTTACGGTTATGGAGGCCGCTTTGGTTACAGCTTTTCATTTACTTTAATAGTTGTCTTATTTATTTTGCTGATTATTGTGTTAGCAGCAGTAAGATAA
- a CDS encoding cation diffusion facilitator family transporter: MVKCVETKGKAELGAWVSIVSYIILAISKLIVGSIAHSDGVKADGWNNFSDILASVAILIGIKIAKKPRDRNHPYGHSRAENISSLIAAFMMMSIGIDVIIEGISSVFQSEKESAPEPFAAFVAVASALVMIAVYYFNAQLAKRTNSQALAAAAKDHLSDALVSIGTVVGIIGAQVRLLWLDPLVAALIGGMICKTAWEVFMETSHTLTDGFDEHMLTTYKQEIAAIDGVKNVADIKARMLGSYVVLDVTIHVDPNLTVVKSHEIADEVERLMKKRHNIEATHVHIEPERTP, translated from the coding sequence TTGGTGAAATGTGTGGAAACAAAAGGAAAAGCAGAATTAGGGGCTTGGGTCAGTATCGTTAGCTACATAATATTAGCGATAAGCAAACTCATCGTCGGTTCTATTGCTCATTCTGACGGCGTCAAAGCGGACGGATGGAATAATTTTAGCGATATTCTTGCTTCTGTCGCGATTTTAATTGGGATTAAAATTGCCAAAAAACCGCGTGACCGCAACCATCCGTATGGACATTCACGCGCGGAAAATATCTCATCATTAATTGCTGCGTTCATGATGATGTCCATCGGCATCGATGTGATCATTGAAGGAATTTCTTCCGTTTTTCAATCCGAAAAAGAAAGTGCTCCTGAGCCTTTCGCCGCATTTGTCGCTGTTGCATCTGCTCTTGTAATGATAGCCGTATATTATTTTAATGCACAGTTAGCGAAACGAACGAATAGTCAAGCGCTTGCTGCGGCCGCAAAAGACCATCTGTCCGATGCGCTTGTAAGCATTGGAACGGTCGTTGGAATTATTGGAGCGCAAGTTCGTCTATTGTGGCTTGATCCGCTTGTGGCTGCACTGATTGGAGGAATGATTTGTAAAACCGCTTGGGAAGTATTTATGGAAACGTCCCATACGTTAACCGATGGGTTTGACGAACATATGTTGACGACATACAAACAAGAAATCGCAGCCATTGATGGGGTAAAGAACGTTGCCGATATAAAAGCAAGAATGTTAGGCAGTTATGTCGTCCTTGATGTAACAATACATGTTGATCCAAATTTAACGGTGGTAAAAAGCCACGAAATTGCCGATGAAGTGGAACGCCTGATGAAAAAACGCCATAATATTGAAGCGACGCATGTCCATATCGAACCGGAAAGAACTCCTTAA
- a CDS encoding ISL3 family transposase, with protein MQSQFIKDLITLPGFLIHGERKEGERWIFELSLPPHCPICPTCFGRTTKISSKRKQWIHGYTNTVGLFWIELPIERRRCQACFLTFTVSYPGLPSHSIATESFQHWVAQLCIGKTIQEVARLLQLAYTTVERWFYQYAPALLPTSNPTVVCVDEFAFRKGHDYGVAVMDTQTRNVLSIAFGKNEEAIVEALQPVASKVKYVVSDLAPAMRKAIEKVCPKAIHVLDHFHVIQLFTDALERCRKYLAKGGTKHGSVRRVCRWLSQRPEKLTEEERQEVRQWCQESAYLRDVYQALQHFRYVSKSQTRKQAETRLTQWFDRYLFSDCAAVRSIAKALIIRRDAVLSCIVFSYSNGPMEGINNKIKLIKRRGYGDRNIQRFTLRVRLETSITF; from the coding sequence ATGCAATCTCAGTTTATCAAAGATTTGATCACTTTACCAGGCTTTCTTATTCATGGAGAACGAAAAGAGGGAGAACGATGGATTTTTGAACTTTCCCTCCCTCCTCATTGTCCGATCTGCCCGACTTGCTTCGGACGGACAACCAAAATATCATCGAAACGAAAACAATGGATTCATGGCTATACCAATACGGTCGGTTTATTTTGGATTGAACTTCCCATAGAAAGACGGCGTTGCCAAGCCTGTTTTCTGACGTTCACCGTTTCTTATCCGGGACTTCCGTCTCACAGTATCGCGACGGAATCGTTTCAACATTGGGTCGCCCAGTTATGCATCGGAAAAACGATTCAAGAAGTCGCTCGCTTGTTACAACTCGCCTATACGACAGTAGAACGCTGGTTTTATCAATATGCCCCGGCTCTTTTACCAACATCGAATCCTACAGTAGTATGTGTGGATGAATTCGCTTTCCGAAAGGGACATGATTACGGAGTAGCGGTGATGGACACACAGACTCGGAATGTCCTTTCCATTGCTTTTGGAAAAAATGAAGAAGCCATTGTGGAGGCGCTTCAACCCGTCGCCTCCAAAGTGAAGTATGTTGTCAGCGACTTGGCTCCTGCCATGAGAAAAGCCATTGAAAAGGTATGTCCAAAAGCCATCCATGTTCTTGACCACTTCCATGTGATTCAGTTATTCACCGATGCACTGGAACGTTGTCGCAAATACCTTGCCAAAGGCGGAACCAAACATGGAAGCGTTCGCCGCGTGTGCCGATGGTTAAGCCAACGTCCAGAAAAATTAACAGAAGAAGAGAGACAGGAAGTTCGACAATGGTGCCAAGAAAGTGCTTATTTACGTGATGTCTATCAAGCACTTCAACATTTCCGTTACGTATCCAAAAGCCAAACAAGAAAGCAAGCCGAAACTCGTTTGACCCAATGGTTTGACCGGTACCTTTTTAGCGACTGTGCCGCCGTACGCAGTATTGCCAAGGCACTCATCATCCGAAGAGACGCAGTGCTTTCTTGCATCGTTTTTTCTTACTCAAATGGTCCAATGGAAGGAATCAACAACAAAATAAAATTGATCAAAAGGCGAGGATATGGGGATCGAAATATCCAGCGTTTTACTTTGCGTGTCCGTCTAGAGACCTCTATCACATTTTAA
- a CDS encoding IS256 family transposase, protein MSKRSIPNVYWANQLESVIRQFVKEKLELIMWEEIKNFLEIEQDGTPNRRNGYYQRNLDTQYGRIEGLLVPRDRNGEFQTQLFAPYQHHTGWLEEAIIRMYQSGMSTREIGKFIERILGNAYSPATISRITDVVKEDIEKWHTRPLHKRYSVLYLDGLYVKLRRETVEKEVIYVVLGVNEEGYREILDFFVGGQESAYGWREILQQLYKRDVKEVLLGVFDGLPGLEEAFKAVCPKADVQRCVVHKVLNTLHRVRKKDQFEVAEDLKLIYRAPNKEMALQMFQQFESKWSSKYPREVQSWANELDVLLTFMDDPSSIRSVIYTTNAIERTIKEIRKRLKPMNSLNSLEAAEKIVYLTIQDFNEKWAGRKLRGFAEAQEALERMFEERYH, encoded by the coding sequence ATGTCTAAAAGAAGTATACCGAATGTCTACTGGGCAAATCAACTGGAAAGTGTCATTCGTCAGTTTGTAAAGGAAAAATTAGAGCTGATTATGTGGGAAGAAATCAAGAATTTCCTCGAAATCGAACAGGATGGAACGCCGAATAGGAGAAACGGCTACTATCAACGAAATCTAGATACGCAATATGGCCGGATTGAGGGTCTTTTGGTTCCAAGAGACCGAAACGGGGAATTTCAAACACAGTTGTTTGCCCCTTATCAACACCACACCGGCTGGCTGGAGGAAGCCATCATCAGGATGTATCAAAGTGGCATGAGCACACGGGAAATTGGCAAGTTTATTGAACGAATTTTAGGCAATGCCTATTCTCCTGCAACGATCAGCCGGATTACCGATGTAGTGAAGGAAGACATCGAGAAATGGCACACTCGTCCACTGCACAAGCGTTATTCCGTCTTATATTTGGATGGTTTATACGTAAAACTTCGTCGCGAAACCGTGGAGAAAGAAGTCATTTATGTGGTGTTAGGGGTGAACGAAGAAGGATATCGCGAAATTCTAGATTTCTTCGTGGGAGGACAAGAAAGCGCCTATGGATGGCGGGAGATTCTCCAACAGCTCTACAAAAGAGACGTCAAGGAAGTGCTTCTTGGCGTATTCGATGGACTACCGGGGCTGGAGGAAGCCTTTAAGGCGGTTTGTCCGAAAGCCGATGTGCAGCGTTGTGTCGTTCACAAAGTCCTCAACACGCTCCATCGTGTTCGGAAAAAAGACCAATTCGAAGTGGCCGAGGATCTCAAGCTGATTTATCGCGCGCCGAATAAGGAGATGGCGTTACAAATGTTTCAACAGTTTGAGTCGAAATGGTCCAGCAAATATCCAAGAGAAGTTCAATCTTGGGCCAATGAGTTGGATGTCCTCCTTACATTTATGGATGATCCAAGCAGTATTCGAAGTGTGATTTACACGACCAATGCCATCGAACGAACGATCAAGGAGATTCGGAAACGCCTAAAACCGATGAACAGTTTGAATAGTTTAGAAGCCGCTGAAAAAATCGTGTATTTGACCATTCAAGATTTTAATGAGAAATGGGCAGGGCGAAAGTTAAGAGGATTTGCCGAAGCACAGGAAGCCCTCGAGCGAATGTTTGAAGAACGTTATCATTAA
- a CDS encoding M15 family metallopeptidase, whose product MKRQKKPDDSKDREAIDPDLLLEPEYWNIVEVQNGQKVIMNPSNILALVNKEQSLPAAYKPNDLVAPRVPFSFAEKNVDKRYMRAEAAKALEALFAAARKEGIQLVAVSGYRSYERQKMIFAEEVKEKGKERAIHAVALPGQSEHQTGLAMDITSQSVGYKLTTAFGETKEGKWVALHAHEYGFIIRYPKGKEAITGYQYEPWHLRYVGKKAAKVMFERQITLEEYFKIVRKM is encoded by the coding sequence ATGAAACGCCAAAAAAAACCGGATGATTCTAAAGATCGTGAAGCGATAGATCCGGATCTATTGTTAGAACCGGAATATTGGAATATTGTTGAAGTGCAAAACGGCCAGAAAGTGATTATGAACCCAAGTAATATATTAGCGCTTGTGAATAAAGAACAATCGCTGCCAGCTGCATATAAGCCGAACGATTTAGTTGCACCGCGCGTTCCGTTTTCGTTTGCCGAAAAAAATGTGGACAAGCGGTATATGCGCGCCGAGGCAGCGAAAGCGCTCGAAGCGTTATTTGCCGCCGCTCGTAAAGAAGGAATCCAGCTTGTAGCCGTGTCTGGCTATCGTTCATATGAGCGCCAAAAAATGATATTTGCGGAAGAAGTAAAAGAAAAAGGAAAAGAGAGGGCGATTCATGCGGTCGCACTGCCGGGGCAGAGCGAACATCAAACTGGATTGGCAATGGATATAACAAGCCAAAGTGTTGGGTACAAATTGACGACTGCTTTTGGAGAAACAAAAGAAGGAAAATGGGTCGCCCTGCATGCGCATGAGTACGGATTTATTATTCGCTACCCAAAAGGAAAAGAAGCAATTACGGGATACCAATATGAGCCGTGGCATCTTCGGTATGTCGGCAAAAAAGCAGCAAAAGTGATGTTTGAAAGACAAATTACGTTAGAAGAGTATTTTAAAATCGTAAGGAAAATGTAA
- the deoD gene encoding purine-nucleoside phosphorylase encodes MSIHIEAKQGEIADKILLPGDPLRAQYIAETFLEGATCYNRVRGMLGFTGTYKGHRISVQGTGMGVPSISIYVNELIQSYGVQTLIRVGTCGAIQKDVNVRDVILAMSASTDSNMNRLTFRGRDYAPTAHFDLLRTAYEVGVEKGLKLKVGNVFTADMFYNDQPDWETWARYGVLAVEMETAALYTLAAKFGRKALSVLTVSDHILTGEETTAQERQTTFNEMIEVALETAIRVG; translated from the coding sequence TTGAGCATTCATATCGAAGCAAAACAAGGAGAAATTGCCGATAAAATTTTGCTGCCGGGTGATCCGCTTCGCGCCCAATATATCGCGGAAACGTTTTTAGAAGGAGCGACATGTTACAACCGCGTGCGCGGCATGCTTGGCTTTACTGGTACATATAAAGGCCATCGCATTTCCGTGCAAGGAACGGGAATGGGAGTTCCTTCAATTTCTATTTATGTCAATGAGTTAATCCAAAGCTATGGTGTACAAACATTAATTCGCGTCGGAACATGTGGAGCAATTCAAAAAGATGTGAACGTTCGTGATGTCATTTTAGCGATGAGCGCATCAACGGATTCGAATATGAACCGTTTGACTTTCCGCGGGCGGGATTATGCACCGACAGCGCATTTTGATTTGTTGCGGACTGCTTATGAAGTCGGTGTCGAAAAAGGGTTGAAGTTAAAAGTTGGCAACGTCTTTACCGCTGATATGTTTTATAATGACCAACCGGACTGGGAAACATGGGCGCGTTATGGCGTTTTGGCTGTCGAAATGGAAACGGCGGCGCTATATACGTTAGCGGCAAAATTTGGCCGAAAAGCGCTTTCTGTACTAACGGTAAGTGACCATATTTTAACAGGAGAAGAAACAACAGCCCAAGAACGGCAAACCACGTTTAACGAGATGATTGAAGTGGCGCTAGAAACGGCGATCCGTGTTGGATAA
- a CDS encoding YodL domain-containing protein — protein MVRLLMKKMLHVERKYDITIFQTPSFGQTKGYRQVYRLTINASNHQEALSYLYRMFNVSDLMPKDYQARFMSTGDIVLIDEGLKGQVYYKLCPEGWKKINRIHIR, from the coding sequence ATGGTACGTCTATTAATGAAAAAAATGCTCCATGTAGAGCGTAAGTATGATATCACTATATTTCAAACCCCAAGTTTTGGGCAGACGAAAGGGTACAGACAAGTATACAGATTGACGATCAATGCGTCCAATCACCAAGAAGCATTATCATATCTTTATCGTATGTTTAACGTATCTGATTTAATGCCAAAAGATTACCAAGCACGTTTTATGAGTACAGGAGATATCGTCTTAATTGATGAAGGACTAAAGGGGCAAGTGTATTACAAACTATGTCCGGAAGGATGGAAAAAAATTAATCGCATTCATATTCGTTAG
- a CDS encoding DUF2515 domain-containing protein: MNARRDVAIERNHFLSRIAHPVQSLYRYFLYRHHIDIASSSLLHQLSKQWERPSHPHITEEEHKIVSEIKQKTANYNRNNITRTAAYLAFFERHPEVHWAFLAHIVSRNGGWNMTDLKGSVIPRLLPAEHIHPLFLFLERANALIFHDAYPQLLLYEKSKQKKKPLFHLLASFSVSSFMKPFWEYFFETKNSPVITVALIINEQQYIQKRVMENKFFQTHVLSTIPFIAEQWLGFNDVLIPYQAGPHIRLAGTTVRDFADVHHRIHIGKSLYSILFFQHRLAKRAYQFASQHAHTGSRADFWPQLFSAEKADPFRIYSPRLETVWPNISHPFSDRRDWFTDKTIIKMMETIPVMKEEDITANYMRNIQTLNAAVKAVQ, encoded by the coding sequence ATGAATGCTAGGAGGGATGTCGCCATAGAACGAAATCATTTTTTATCCCGAATCGCTCATCCGGTGCAGTCACTGTACCGCTACTTTTTATATAGGCACCACATTGATATTGCTTCCTCATCGCTGTTGCATCAACTTTCGAAGCAATGGGAGCGCCCGTCGCACCCTCACATCACCGAGGAAGAACATAAAATAGTTTCCGAAATTAAGCAAAAAACAGCGAATTATAACCGCAATAACATTACACGGACAGCAGCCTATTTGGCGTTTTTCGAGCGTCATCCGGAAGTACATTGGGCATTTTTGGCGCATATCGTTTCCCGGAATGGCGGATGGAATATGACAGATTTAAAAGGAAGTGTCATTCCACGTCTTCTTCCTGCCGAACACATTCATCCGCTTTTTTTATTTTTAGAAAGAGCGAACGCGCTGATTTTTCATGACGCTTACCCCCAACTTTTGTTATATGAAAAAAGTAAACAAAAGAAAAAACCGTTATTTCACCTTCTGGCTAGTTTTTCCGTTTCTTCTTTTATGAAACCGTTTTGGGAATATTTTTTTGAAACAAAAAATTCACCAGTAATCACAGTGGCGCTGATTATTAACGAACAACAGTATATTCAAAAGAGAGTGATGGAAAATAAATTTTTTCAGACGCATGTGCTGTCGACAATACCATTTATTGCGGAACAATGGCTTGGCTTTAACGATGTGCTGATTCCGTATCAGGCTGGTCCCCACATCCGTCTTGCCGGCACCACCGTTCGTGATTTTGCGGATGTCCATCATCGTATTCATATCGGCAAATCACTTTATAGTATATTGTTTTTTCAACATCGGCTGGCAAAGCGAGCATACCAATTTGCCTCACAACATGCGCATACCGGTTCACGCGCCGATTTTTGGCCGCAGCTATTTTCTGCAGAAAAAGCAGATCCTTTCCGGATTTATAGTCCACGTTTGGAGACGGTATGGCCGAATATCTCCCATCCGTTTTCCGACCGCCGTGACTGGTTTACAGATAAAACTATTATCAAAATGATGGAAACCATCCCTGTTATGAAAGAAGAAGATATAACGGCAAACTATATGCGTAATATTCAAACACTAAACGCAGCTGTCAAAGCAGTTCAATAA
- a CDS encoding YozD family protein: MKEIEVVIDTEEIAEFFYHELIRRGFVPTQTELEELADITFDYLLEKCIIDEELDIGDNDE; encoded by the coding sequence GTGAAGGAAATTGAGGTTGTTATTGATACGGAAGAAATTGCCGAATTTTTTTATCATGAATTGATCCGCCGCGGTTTTGTACCGACGCAAACGGAACTAGAAGAACTAGCGGATATTACGTTTGATTATTTATTGGAAAAATGTATTATTGATGAGGAGCTTGACATAGGAGACAACGACGAGTAA
- a CDS encoding YozE family protein: protein MARSFYHYLLKFRDGKKEDPFVRFANGAYYDHSFPKTSADYDEISRYLELNGDYLDSMIIFDELWEQFSQEA from the coding sequence ATGGCGCGTTCGTTTTACCATTATTTATTGAAATTTCGTGATGGAAAAAAAGAAGATCCGTTCGTTCGGTTTGCTAACGGGGCATATTACGATCATAGTTTCCCGAAAACATCCGCCGATTATGATGAAATTAGTCGATATTTAGAACTAAACGGCGATTACTTAGATAGCATGATTATATTTGACGAACTATGGGAACAGTTTTCACAGGAGGCGTAA
- a CDS encoding NAD(P)/FAD-dependent oxidoreductase, producing MYECIIIGGGIAGLQAAIQLGRYHHRVLVIDANNGRSTLCRAYHNLLGWPDGVSGETLRTLGRKQAEQLGVHFADDEVIAAEKKDNVFVLFGKRGKTYESERLLLATGVKDRIPPIPNLIPCLGTSIYVCPDCDGYEVTNKKVIILGAGTAGANMAMTLLYWTKDIIYINHDGEELSKSRQQKLSEQGIRYIREPIESVLIKEGPTFCGVRLQNGTEIFGERGFIAFGHNKVNTELAKQLGVERLENKHIPTNPRTKQTNVPNIWAAGDIGVHSEQVTIAMGEGTQAAIWIHKSIVNEQSDQN from the coding sequence ATGTACGAATGCATCATTATCGGGGGCGGCATTGCCGGATTGCAGGCGGCGATCCAGCTCGGCCGTTATCATCATCGCGTTCTTGTGATCGATGCAAACAACGGCCGTTCCACACTTTGCCGCGCGTATCATAATTTGCTCGGCTGGCCTGATGGCGTGAGCGGAGAAACGTTGCGCACACTTGGAAGAAAACAAGCGGAACAATTAGGAGTGCATTTTGCCGATGATGAGGTGATTGCCGCCGAGAAAAAGGATAACGTATTTGTTCTGTTTGGGAAAAGAGGGAAAACGTATGAAAGCGAACGTCTCCTGTTGGCAACAGGAGTGAAAGATCGGATTCCACCAATTCCTAATCTCATTCCATGTTTAGGAACGAGCATTTACGTTTGTCCAGACTGCGACGGATATGAAGTGACAAACAAAAAAGTGATCATCCTCGGAGCGGGCACTGCCGGGGCGAATATGGCAATGACGTTGCTATATTGGACAAAGGACATTATCTATATTAATCACGATGGAGAAGAGTTATCGAAAAGTCGGCAACAGAAGCTGTCAGAACAAGGTATTCGATACATTCGCGAACCGATTGAATCAGTGTTAATAAAGGAAGGGCCAACGTTTTGCGGTGTTCGCTTGCAAAACGGTACGGAAATTTTTGGTGAACGTGGGTTTATCGCATTTGGTCATAATAAAGTCAATACAGAGCTTGCCAAACAACTTGGCGTGGAACGATTAGAAAACAAGCATATTCCTACAAATCCACGGACAAAACAAACAAATGTCCCGAATATTTGGGCGGCAGGGGACATTGGCGTTCATTCGGAACAAGTGACGATCGCCATGGGGGAAGGAACACAGGCAGCCATTTGGATTCATAAAAGCATTGTGAATGAACAAAGTGATCAAAACTAA
- the bioB gene encoding biotin synthase BioB — MPNWLELADRVIEGYELTDEEAQAILDCPDEELLLLMQGAYNIRRTYYGNKVKLNMIINAKSGLCPENCGYCSQSAVSTAPVKTYKMVDKETLIRGAEEAYRMRIGTYCIVASGRGPSEKEIDTVVSAVKEIKERFGLKICACLGILKPEQAARLKEAGVDRYNHNINTSKEHHPNITTSHTYDDRVRTVETVKQAGISPCSGVIIGMKETKQDVINMARSLRILDADSIPINFLHAIDGTPLEGTNELDPRYCLKVLALFRYMNPTKEIRIAGGREVNLRSLQPLGLYAANSIFVGDYLTTAGQEKSEDYRMLEDLGFEIDFAEEQQAVC; from the coding sequence ATGCCAAATTGGCTGGAATTAGCCGATCGTGTCATCGAAGGGTATGAATTGACCGATGAAGAAGCGCAAGCAATTTTAGATTGTCCCGATGAAGAACTGCTTTTGCTGATGCAAGGCGCGTATAACATTCGCCGCACATATTACGGCAATAAAGTAAAGTTAAATATGATTATTAACGCGAAATCCGGGCTTTGTCCGGAAAACTGCGGATATTGCTCACAGTCTGCCGTTTCGACAGCGCCGGTAAAAACGTATAAAATGGTGGATAAAGAAACGCTTATTCGCGGAGCGGAAGAAGCATATCGCATGCGCATAGGGACATACTGTATTGTCGCAAGCGGCCGCGGTCCGAGCGAAAAAGAAATCGATACCGTTGTTTCAGCGGTCAAAGAAATTAAAGAACGCTTCGGTTTGAAAATTTGCGCATGCCTCGGCATTTTGAAACCAGAACAAGCAGCGCGCCTGAAGGAAGCGGGAGTAGACCGCTACAACCATAACATTAACACATCGAAAGAACATCACCCGAACATCACGACTTCCCATACATATGATGACCGCGTAAGGACCGTTGAAACGGTAAAACAAGCTGGCATTTCTCCTTGTTCCGGCGTCATTATCGGCATGAAAGAAACGAAGCAAGACGTTATTAACATGGCACGAAGCTTGCGCATTCTTGATGCGGACTCCATTCCTATTAACTTTTTACACGCGATTGATGGCACGCCGCTTGAAGGAACAAATGAGCTCGATCCACGATATTGTTTAAAAGTATTGGCATTGTTCCGCTATATGAATCCAACGAAAGAAATTCGCATCGCCGGCGGACGGGAAGTGAATTTACGCTCGCTTCAGCCGCTTGGCTTATATGCGGCAAATTCTATTTTTGTCGGCGATTATTTAACAACAGCTGGCCAAGAAAAATCAGAAGATTATCGGATGCTGGAGGACCTTGGCTTTGAAATTGATTTTGCCGAGGAACAGCAGGCTGTCTGTTAA
- a CDS encoding tetratricopeptide repeat protein — translation MLKLNQAIKLIEAKRYEEAQTILQSLLDVHPQDGAVYFYYATALDALGLERRAIPYYEKAIDYGIEGELRQKSFIQLGSSYRCIGEYEKAANVLAQGLKEFPENVALQAFLAMTFYHMGEEKRAVSMLIHALVASSPDPWIKTYEKALIFYADHLDEVWDQNS, via the coding sequence ATGTTGAAGTTGAACCAGGCGATAAAACTGATCGAAGCAAAGCGGTATGAAGAAGCGCAAACGATATTACAGTCGTTGCTTGATGTACATCCTCAAGATGGAGCCGTTTATTTTTATTATGCAACTGCTTTGGATGCGTTAGGTTTGGAAAGAAGGGCAATTCCGTATTATGAAAAGGCGATTGATTATGGTATTGAAGGCGAACTTCGTCAGAAATCATTTATCCAATTAGGAAGCAGTTATCGCTGTATAGGCGAGTATGAAAAGGCAGCAAACGTATTGGCACAGGGATTAAAAGAGTTCCCTGAGAATGTAGCCTTACAAGCATTTTTGGCAATGACGTTTTATCATATGGGAGAAGAAAAAAGGGCGGTATCAATGTTGATTCATGCGCTAGTCGCTTCTTCCCCCGATCCTTGGATAAAAACATATGAAAAAGCGTTAATATTTTACGCCGACCATCTTGATGAAGTATGGGATCAAAATAGTTAA